The Euzebyales bacterium genome has a window encoding:
- a CDS encoding serine/threonine-protein kinase: MSAVPQQPLPEPTSLGTYTLQSVVGSDLTTTTYRAIDDVGTPVALRVVDDAVAGHARAVKGFLHVNRRVSAVAHPHLLTVVDQGTVGGTPYAATTWRDGVSLGDLLLEAAPLDIDDALRLGGQLAEALDAIHHHGIVHGTVGLPSVWIRRRPGSRVPPSAAVTGFGTSHLLGPVLQGVEDDPAAPDLLFVAPEQLQGQPAGPASDQYALACILYTALTATTPYQGETNNDLFGAHLFGQARPITELRQDLDDRWDALFARALSKDPEERYDNCRTLLLEAGRCGRRRPAREVSSARPVAVSAADDVAEFEPAPRRTLRIVLIVLLLVVLGLLAALELDVIGSPDAAASSSPVLMAVIAPGGG, translated from the coding sequence GTGAGCGCCGTGCCACAGCAGCCGCTGCCGGAACCGACGTCGCTCGGTACGTACACCCTGCAGTCGGTGGTCGGGTCCGACCTGACGACCACCACCTACCGGGCGATCGACGACGTGGGCACCCCGGTGGCGCTCCGCGTCGTCGACGACGCGGTTGCCGGGCACGCACGTGCGGTGAAGGGGTTCCTGCACGTGAACCGCCGCGTGTCCGCTGTGGCGCACCCGCACCTGCTGACCGTCGTCGACCAGGGCACCGTCGGAGGCACTCCGTACGCGGCGACCACCTGGCGGGACGGGGTGTCTCTGGGCGACCTGCTGCTGGAGGCGGCGCCGCTCGACATCGACGACGCGCTGCGGCTGGGTGGGCAGTTGGCCGAGGCGCTCGACGCGATCCATCACCATGGCATCGTGCACGGCACTGTCGGACTGCCGTCGGTGTGGATCAGACGTCGCCCGGGCAGCCGGGTGCCACCCAGCGCGGCCGTGACAGGCTTCGGGACGAGCCATCTGCTGGGACCGGTGCTCCAGGGGGTCGAGGACGACCCCGCGGCTCCCGACCTGCTGTTCGTCGCTCCCGAGCAACTGCAGGGTCAGCCGGCGGGTCCCGCATCGGACCAGTACGCGCTGGCCTGCATCCTGTACACCGCACTGACAGCGACCACGCCGTACCAGGGTGAGACCAACAACGATCTGTTCGGTGCGCACCTGTTCGGCCAGGCGCGGCCGATCACCGAGCTGCGGCAGGATCTCGACGACCGCTGGGACGCGCTCTTCGCCCGCGCGCTGTCCAAGGATCCCGAAGAGCGGTACGACAACTGCCGGACCCTGCTGCTCGAGGCCGGACGGTGCGGTCGCCGGCGCCCGGCGCGCGAGGTGTCGTCGGCGCGTCCGGTCGCCGTCTCGGCGGCCGACGACGTCGCCGAGTTCGAACCCGCTCCCCGGCGCACGTTGCGGATCGTGCTGATCGTTCTGCTGCTGGTCGTGCTCGGCCTTCTCGCGGCACTCGAGCTCGATGTGATCGGCTCGCCCGACGCCGCCGCGTCGAGCTCGCCGGTGCTCATGGCGGTCATCGCGCCGGGTGGCGGCTGA